Proteins encoded by one window of Drosophila melanogaster chromosome X:
- the Sk1 gene encoding sphingosine kinase 1, isoform B codes for MTANTGTSGENLMGNGGKTHEPSTPTSDTEVASGTPTELSEIFFVDNSRRKQSIKIQVKLCPEGVYLRRETEEDDHINEQLIRIDDIIGSRYGRRLKKRARGGLNSCRNPNVPGQEADSEPDSDNSAYLYIYAYLKKEKPLRRVQTLRILRFRSSNDYGVNLQTAEMWHHTIRKHKRGNGSSSPADCGKQLLILLNPKSGSGKGRELFQKQVAPLLTEAEVQYDLQITTHPQYAKEFVRTRRDLLTRYSGIVVASGDGLFYEVLNGLMERMDWRRACRELPLGIIPCGSGNGLAKSVAHHCNEPYEPKPILHATLTCMAGKSTPMDVVRVELATRDKHFVMYSFLSVGWGLIADIDIESERLRSIGAQRFTLWAIKRLIGLRSYKGRVSYLLGKGKKEPPVEAARELPAESTAAGIRSSLPLNAGEFHDLPEEEEGEAVLDGEQFADAISLDRSVYRQHADSWHSAMSRRTAYYSLGGPSMRSNRSRMSISQRIEAANAEFAERVPTGTIPPLQMPLLSSDGWICEDGDFVMVHAAYTTHLSSDVFFAPESRLDDGLIYLVIIRRGVSRHQLLNFMLNLNAGTHLPIGEDPFIKVVPCRAFRIEPSSSDGILVVDGERVEYGPIQAEVMPGLINVMTTSGQ; via the coding sequence ATGACGGCCAACACAGGGACGTCGGGTGAAAATCTGATGGGAAATGGTGGAAAGACGCATGAACCCTCCACGCCCACTTCGGATACGGAAGTGGCCAGCGGCACGCCAACGGAACTGAGCGAAATCTTCTTCGTGGACAATAGCCGGCGCAAGCAGAGCATCAAAATCCAGGTGAAACTATGCCCGGAAGGCGTTTACCTGCGACGCGAAACCGAGGAAGATGATCACATCAATGAGCAGCTGATCAGGATCGATGATATCATAGGATCACGCTACGGACGGCGTTTGAAGAAACGAGCCCGAGGCGGTCTAAACTCCTGCCGCAATCCAAATGTTCCGGGCCAGGAGGCGGATTCGGAACCGGATAGCGATAATAGCGCCTATTTGTACATCTATGCATATTTGAAGAAGGAGAAACCGTTGCGACGTGTCCAAACGCTCCGGATTCTACGCTTTCGTTCGAGCAATGACTACGGAGTGAATCTACAGACCGCCGAGATGTGGCATCATACGATTCGAAAGCACAAGCGTGGCAATGGCAGCAGTTCGCCCGCCGATTGTGGCAAACAGTTGCTCATCCTACTGAATCCGAAATCCGGTTCGGGCAAAGGGCGTGAGCTCTTCCAGAAACAGGTGGCACCTTTGCTGACGGAAGCAGAGGTGCAATACGATCTCCAGATCACCACACATCCGCAGTATGCCAAGGAGTTCGTGCGGACCAGAAGGGATCTGCTGACACGCTATTCGGGCATTGTGGTTGCCTCCGGCGATGGTCTATTCTACGAAGTGCTCAATGGGCTAATGGAACGCATGGATTGGCGCCGAGCCTGCAGGGAGCTACCGCTTGGCATTATACCATGTGGTTCCGGGAATGGTCTGGCCAAAAGTGTGGCCCATCATTGCAATGAACCGTACGAACCGAAGCCCATTCTCCACGCCACCTTGACCTGCATGGCGGGCAAAAGTACACCCATGGATGTGGTCAGAGTGGAGCTGGCGACGCGGGACAAGCACTTTGTGATGTACTCCTTCCTGTCGGTGGGCTGGGGTCTGATAGCCGACATCGATATAGAGAGCGAGCGATTGAGATCGATTGGAGCGCAAAGGTTTACGCTGTGGGCCATCAAGCGATTGATCGGGCTGCGCAGCTACAAAGGCCGAGTGTCCTATCTACTGGGCAAGGGCAAGAAGGAACCACCAGTGGAAGCGGCTCGAGAGTTGCCTGCAGAATCAACGGCTGCAGGAATCCGCTCATCTCTGCCTCTGAATGCCGGGGAATTCCATGATCTacccgaggaggaggagggggaGGCGGTCTTGGATGGAGAACAGTTCGCCGATGCCATATCTTTGGATCGTTCGGTTTACCGCCAGCATGCCGACAGTTGGCACTCGGCCATGTCCAGGCGAACGGCATATTACTCCCTGGGCGGACCCAGTATGCGATCCAATCGCAGCCGGATGAGCATTAGCCAGCGGATCGAGGCAGCAAATGCGGAATTCGCTGAGAGGGTGCCAACGGGCACCATTCCACCATTACAGATGCCACTGCTCAGCAGCGATGGTTGGATCTGCGAGGATGGTGACTTTGTGATGGTCCATGCCGCCTATACCACCCATCTCTCCTCCGATGTCTTCTTTGCGCCCGAATCCCGTCTGGACGATGGCCTCATCTACCTGGTGATCATCCGGAGAGGCGTTAGTCGCCATCAGCTGCTCAATTTCATGCTGAACCTAAACGCAGGCACCCATCTGCCCATCGGCGAGGATCCGTTCATCAAGGTGGTGCCTTGTCGGGCATTCCGCATCGAGCCGAGCAGCTCCGATGGCATCCTGGTGGTGGACGGCGAGCGGGTGGAATATGGACCCATTCAGGCGGAGGTTATGCCCGGCCTGATCAATGTGATGACCACCAGTGGGCAGTAG